The Eleutherodactylus coqui strain aEleCoq1 chromosome 6, aEleCoq1.hap1, whole genome shotgun sequence genome window below encodes:
- the CHRM5 gene encoding muscarinic acetylcholine receptor M5, with translation MEPNSTSLSHTNGTNSLKAHSLWEVITIATVSAVVSLITIVGNILVMVSFKVNSQLKTVNNYYLLSLAFADLIIGIFSMNLYTSYILIGHWSLGSLACDLWLALDYVASNASVMNLLVISFDRYFSITRPLTYRAKRTPKRAGIMIGLAWFISFILWAPAILCWQYIVGERTVPPEECQIQFLYEPIITFGTAIAAFYIPVSVMTILYCRIYKETEKRTKDLAELQGSESVADFEMIRPQGALLKSCFSCKQQTLTKRERCQASWSSSSCSTSATVKISHSPNICNEWAKEDQLTTCSSYPSSDDEDKQAKEGVFQGAYNNQTAAQKEEETKHILTTEQPVLNDYDNERYFLTPGKSQAQKSQKCVSYKFRIVVNDDGSQEVNNGCRKVKITPCSSMSKGHSLRSMDPTFSSHMTKRKRMVLIKERKAAQTLSAILLAFIITWTPYNIMVLVSTFCSDCIPSTLWHLGYWLCYVNSTVNPICYALCNKTFRKTFKMLLLCRWKKKGVEEKLYWYGQHAPSHNKLP, from the coding sequence ATGGAACCAAACTCCACTTCATTAAGTCACACCAATGGGACAAACTCCTTGAAAGCTCACAGCCTTTGGGAAGTTATCACTATTGCCACAGTCAGTGCAGTGGTCAGCCTGATAACTATAGTAGGAAATATCCTTGTGATGGTTTCCTTTAAGGTAAACAGTCAGCTGAAGACTGTGAACAATTATTACCTTCTGAGCTTGGCCTTTGCTGACCTCATCATTGGCATATTCTCTATGAATCTCTACACATCTTACATTTTAATTGGTCACTGGTCCTTGGGTAGCCTGGCATGTGATCTTTGGCTTGCTCTGGATTATGTGGCTAGTAATGCCTCTGTAATGAACCTGCTAGTTATTAGTTTTGATAGGTACTTTTCTATAACACGACCATTAACGTACAGGGCAAAACGTACACCTAAGAGGGCCGGGAtcatgattggactggcctggTTTATTTCATTCATTTTATGGGCTCCTGCAATCCTCTGCTGGCAATATATTGTTGGAGAGCGCACAGTGCCCCCTGAAGAATGTCAGATTCAGTTTCTTTATGAACCAATAATCACCTTTGGAACGGCCATTGCTGCCTTTTATATCCCAGTGTCTGTCATGACCATTTTATACTGCCGTATTTACAAAGAAACAGAAAAACGCACCAAAGATCTGGCTGAGTTGCAGGGTTCGGAGTCGGTGGCTGATTTCGAGATGATAAGGCCACAGGGAGCTTTGCTAAAATCCTGTTTTAGTTGCAAGCAGCAAACACTCACCAAAAGAGAACGGTGCCAGGCCTCTTGGTCATCAtccagttgtagtacctctgctaCAGTCAAGATCTCTCACAGTCCCAACATCTGTAATGAGTGGGCTAAAGAGGACCAGCTGACTACCTGCAGTAGTTACCCATCTTCAGATGATGAGGACAAGCAGGCTAAGGAGGGTGTCTTCCAGGGTGCCTATAACAACCAAACCGCAGCTCAAAAGGAAGAAGAAACCAAGCATATACTCACAACAGAGCAGCCGGTGCTAAATGATTATGATAATGAAAGATATTTTTTAACTCCAGGTAAAAGTCAAGCACAAAAGAGTCAAAAATGTGTGTCTTACAAATTTAGAATTGTCGTGAATGATGATGGATCTCAGGAGGTCAATAATGGGTGCAGAAAAGTAAAAATCACTCCTTGCTCATCTATGTCCAAAGGACACTCTTTGAGAAGCATGGACCCAACCTTCAGTAGTCATATGACCAAACGCAAGAGGATGGTTCTCATCAAAGAGCGCAAGGCAGCGCAAACACTAAGTGCTATTCTCCTAGCTTTCATCATCACATGGACTCCTTACAACATCATGGTTCTGGTTTCAACCTTTTGCTCCGACTGCATCCCATCCACCCTATGGCACCTGGGCTACTGGTTGTGCTATGTCAATAGTACAGTCAACCCTATTTGCTACGCCCTTTGCAACAAAACCTTCCGTAAGACATTCAAAATGTTGctgctatgtcgatggaaaaaaaaaggtgtgGAGGAAAAACTGTATTGGTATGGACAACATGCTCCGAGTCATAACAAGCTGCCTTGA